In a genomic window of Virgibacillus sp. SK37:
- the radA gene encoding DNA repair protein RadA, with translation MAKRKTKYVCQECGYESAKWMGKCPGCNNWNTLVEEVAATGGRGNHTFNVGGKPAGKPESITSIESQKEPRITTTMKEFNRVLGGGIVLGSLVLIGGDPGIGKSTLLLQISSQLAEKQLPVLYISGEESTRQTKLRADRLGIKADQLYVLAETNLFDIAKQIEEVKPSLVVVDSIQTVYREEVTSAPGSVSQVRESTSELMKIAKTNGIPIFIVGHVTKEGAIAGPRLLEHMVDAVLYFEGERHHTYRILRGVKNRFGSTNEMGIFEMKEEGLREVMNPSEIFLEERSQGAAGSTVVASMEGTRPVLVEIQALISPSAFGNPRRMATGIDNNRVPLLMAVLEKRVGLMLQNQDAYIKVAGGVKLDEPAIDLAVAVSIASSFRDQPTNPEDIFVGEVGLTGEIRRVSRIEQRVQEAAKLGFKRVICPKNNLEGWTIPKNIEVIGVSTVQEALDIGVSR, from the coding sequence TTGGCAAAAAGAAAAACAAAGTATGTATGTCAAGAATGTGGATATGAATCAGCTAAATGGATGGGGAAATGCCCCGGATGTAACAACTGGAATACGTTAGTAGAAGAAGTTGCAGCAACTGGTGGGCGAGGTAACCATACATTCAATGTTGGTGGGAAACCTGCAGGGAAGCCGGAAAGTATTACTTCCATTGAATCACAAAAGGAACCGAGAATTACTACAACGATGAAAGAATTTAACCGGGTTCTTGGGGGCGGAATTGTTCTAGGCTCTCTTGTATTAATTGGCGGGGATCCGGGGATTGGGAAATCTACCTTGTTACTTCAGATTTCTTCCCAATTGGCAGAGAAGCAATTACCAGTTCTTTATATATCGGGTGAAGAATCTACAAGGCAAACAAAGTTACGCGCCGATCGGTTAGGCATTAAGGCTGATCAGCTCTATGTCCTTGCTGAAACAAATTTATTCGATATTGCCAAGCAGATTGAAGAAGTAAAGCCTTCTCTGGTTGTTGTCGATTCGATACAAACAGTTTATCGAGAAGAGGTAACAAGCGCACCGGGAAGTGTTTCACAAGTTCGAGAATCTACAAGTGAATTGATGAAAATAGCAAAAACAAATGGAATACCAATTTTTATTGTTGGCCATGTTACAAAGGAGGGCGCTATTGCCGGCCCACGCTTATTGGAACATATGGTTGACGCCGTTCTTTATTTTGAGGGGGAACGACACCATACGTATCGTATTCTGAGAGGTGTAAAAAATCGTTTCGGAAGTACGAATGAAATGGGAATCTTTGAAATGAAAGAAGAAGGGCTTCGTGAGGTAATGAATCCTTCTGAAATCTTTCTTGAAGAAAGATCTCAAGGAGCTGCTGGATCTACCGTTGTAGCCTCCATGGAGGGAACGAGACCTGTACTGGTAGAGATTCAGGCTTTAATATCTCCATCCGCCTTTGGTAACCCAAGGAGGATGGCTACTGGCATTGATAATAACCGCGTACCTTTATTAATGGCTGTACTGGAAAAAAGAGTAGGGCTGATGTTACAAAATCAGGATGCATATATAAAAGTAGCTGGAGGGGTTAAATTAGATGAACCGGCTATTGACTTGGCAGTTGCAGTGAGTATTGCTTCAAGCTTTAGGGATCAACCCACAAATCCTGAAGATATATTTGTTGGTGAAGTAGGCTTAACTGGTGAAATAAGAAGAGTTTCCCGTATTGAACAACGAGTCCAAGAAGCTGCAAAACTAGGATTTAAACGTGTAATATGCCCGAAAAATAATCTTGAGGGCTGGACAATACCAAAGAATATTGAAGTAATAGGTGTTAGTACGGTTCAGGAAGCATTGGATATAGGGGTTAGCAGATAG
- a CDS encoding PIN/TRAM domain-containing protein produces MLRKIVHLFFIILGGTIGYLYIPDIINLLDFTDARWATSPYLGTAVGAIIFFIVSYWLAGYIVGFLKWVEDALIKLPAGDLFFGSIGLIVGLVIAYFINRPLQDINIEVISQVIPLFIMILLGYLGFQVGFRRREEFINLMNISKKDRDKRKVQEADSDDMSLPKPKILDTSVIIDGRVADICQTNFLEGTIVIPQFVLGELQHIADSSDVLKRNRGRRGLDVLNRIQKELPVKVEIYEGDFEEIQEVDSKLIKLAKVMNGIVVTNDFNLNKVCDLQGVAVLNINDLANAVKPVVLPGEELVVQVIKDGKEQNQGIAYLDDGTMIVVEEGRDYIGKTIEVLITSVLQTSAGRMIFAKPKLLEKAQ; encoded by the coding sequence GTGCTAAGAAAGATTGTTCATTTATTCTTTATTATTTTGGGCGGTACCATTGGGTATTTATATATACCAGATATTATTAATTTATTAGATTTTACAGATGCACGATGGGCCACATCCCCATATTTGGGAACAGCTGTTGGTGCAATTATATTTTTTATCGTATCCTATTGGCTAGCAGGGTATATTGTTGGTTTCTTGAAGTGGGTTGAGGATGCATTAATCAAGTTACCCGCTGGAGATTTATTTTTTGGTAGTATTGGATTAATTGTAGGCCTTGTTATTGCATATTTTATTAATCGTCCACTGCAGGATATTAATATTGAGGTCATTTCACAGGTTATACCGCTATTTATCATGATATTATTAGGTTATTTAGGATTCCAGGTAGGCTTTAGACGTAGAGAAGAGTTTATTAATCTGATGAATATAAGTAAGAAAGATCGTGATAAAAGGAAGGTCCAGGAAGCGGACAGTGATGACATGTCTCTTCCAAAACCTAAAATTCTTGATACAAGTGTAATTATTGACGGACGAGTTGCAGACATATGTCAAACGAATTTCTTGGAAGGTACAATTGTAATCCCGCAATTTGTACTAGGCGAATTACAGCATATTGCTGACTCTTCGGATGTTTTAAAAAGGAACAGGGGTAGAAGAGGTCTGGATGTTCTGAATCGTATTCAAAAAGAATTACCTGTAAAGGTAGAAATCTATGAAGGCGATTTTGAGGAAATTCAGGAGGTAGACAGCAAACTGATAAAGCTCGCGAAAGTTATGAATGGTATTGTAGTTACAAATGATTTTAATTTAAACAAAGTCTGTGATCTGCAAGGTGTTGCTGTACTGAATATCAATGATCTTGCTAATGCTGTTAAGCCGGTAGTTCTTCCGGGAGAAGAGTTAGTTGTTCAGGTTATTAAAGACGGTAAAGAGCAGAACCAAGGCATCGCTTATTTAGATGATGGAACGATGATTGTAGTAGAAGAAGGCAGAGATTATATTGGAAAAACAATAGAAGTTTTAATCACAAGTGTGCTTCAGACTTCTGCAGGCAGAATGATCTTTGCGAAACCAAAATTACTTGAAAAAGCACAGTAA
- the gltX gene encoding glutamate--tRNA ligase has translation MTEEVRVRYAPSPTGHLHIGNARTALFNFLYAKHFDGKFIIRIEDTDDKRNVAGGEESQLMFLKWLGIEWDEGADIGGDYGPYRQMERLDLYNKYVDQLLERGLAYKCYMTEEELEAEREEQRAKGQVPKYSGAHANLTTEEIEQFEKEGRKPSIRMRVPANQTYTFHDLVRGNITFESSDFGDWVIVKKNGIPTYNFAVAIDDYLMKITHVLRGEEHISNTPKQMMVYDAFGWTAPTFGHMTLILNEERKKLSKRDQHILQFIEQYRNLGYLPQALFNFITLLGWSPVGEEEIFDKETLIKIFDPERLSTSAAIFDRHKLKWMNNEYIKAADLSTVIDLAMPHLIEAGKLAENMSDEEREWAEKVISLYREQLRYGAEIVELTELFFNEEINYDEGAMDVLQEEQVPEVLQVFADKLIHLDDFTAASIKAQIKATQKETGHRGKKLFMPIRVATTGQTHGPELPMAIELLGRKVILARLDKVLKQLGA, from the coding sequence ATGACAGAGGAAGTTCGTGTAAGGTATGCACCAAGCCCAACCGGTCATTTGCATATAGGGAATGCTCGTACTGCATTATTCAATTTCTTATATGCTAAGCATTTTGATGGTAAATTTATTATTCGAATTGAGGATACAGATGATAAGCGCAACGTTGCTGGCGGCGAAGAAAGCCAGCTCATGTTCTTGAAGTGGCTTGGTATTGAATGGGATGAAGGTGCAGATATCGGCGGAGATTATGGGCCATATCGCCAAATGGAAAGGCTCGATTTATATAACAAGTATGTGGATCAGCTTCTTGAAAGAGGTTTAGCATATAAATGTTATATGACAGAAGAAGAGTTGGAGGCAGAGCGTGAGGAGCAACGAGCAAAAGGACAAGTTCCTAAGTACTCCGGAGCACATGCTAATCTTACAACTGAAGAGATAGAGCAATTTGAAAAAGAAGGAAGAAAGCCGAGCATTCGTATGCGTGTGCCAGCAAACCAAACATATACCTTCCATGATTTGGTACGTGGTAATATCACATTTGAATCCAGCGACTTCGGTGATTGGGTTATTGTAAAGAAAAATGGTATTCCAACATATAACTTTGCTGTAGCAATTGATGATTACTTAATGAAGATCACGCATGTTTTACGTGGGGAAGAGCATATTTCCAATACACCGAAACAGATGATGGTCTATGATGCGTTTGGTTGGACTGCTCCTACGTTTGGACATATGACGTTAATTTTAAACGAAGAACGTAAAAAGTTAAGTAAACGTGACCAGCATATCTTGCAATTTATTGAGCAATACCGTAACTTAGGTTATTTGCCTCAAGCATTGTTCAATTTCATCACTTTGTTAGGATGGTCACCGGTAGGCGAAGAGGAAATTTTCGATAAAGAAACATTGATCAAGATTTTTGACCCTGAACGCTTGTCAACTTCTGCCGCAATCTTTGACCGTCACAAATTGAAGTGGATGAACAATGAATATATAAAAGCTGCTGATTTAAGTACGGTTATTGACCTGGCTATGCCTCATCTTATTGAAGCAGGCAAATTAGCTGAGAATATGAGTGATGAGGAAAGAGAATGGGCGGAGAAAGTCATTTCTCTATACCGTGAACAGCTACGTTATGGCGCGGAGATAGTTGAATTAACAGAGCTATTCTTCAACGAAGAAATAAATTACGATGAAGGCGCGATGGATGTACTTCAAGAGGAGCAGGTTCCGGAAGTCTTACAAGTATTTGCAGATAAGCTTATTCATTTGGACGATTTCACAGCTGCTTCCATTAAGGCACAGATCAAAGCAACACAGAAGGAAACAGGGCATCGCGGAAAGAAACTATTTATGCCGATCAGGGTAGCGACCACTGGACAAACGCATGGTCCGGAGCTACCGATGGCTATTGAGTTATTAGGCAGAAAAGTGATTTTGGCCCGTCTTGATAAAGTTTTAAAACAATTAGGAGCATAA
- the cysE gene encoding serine O-acetyltransferase — MGFIKRMREDMDVVFEQDPAARTYIEVALTYSGLHAVWSHRLAHAFYKRKLFFIARVISQISRFFTGIEIHPGAKIGRRLFIDHGMGVVIGETCEIGDNVTIFQGVTLGGTGKEKGKRHPTVKDNALIATGAKVLGSITIGENSKVGGGSVVLKDVPDHSTVVGIPGRVVIQNGEKIRRDLDHHKMPDPVEERCNNLQNEIDLLKKEISKLKEGNRHADTNL; from the coding sequence ATGGGGTTCATTAAGCGAATGAGGGAAGACATGGATGTAGTATTTGAACAGGATCCAGCTGCACGAACCTATATAGAAGTTGCTCTAACCTACTCAGGGCTGCATGCGGTTTGGTCACACCGACTTGCTCATGCTTTTTATAAAAGAAAGTTATTCTTTATTGCTCGAGTTATTTCACAGATAAGCCGTTTTTTTACAGGGATTGAAATCCACCCAGGCGCTAAAATAGGGCGAAGGCTGTTCATTGATCATGGAATGGGCGTTGTCATCGGGGAGACGTGTGAGATTGGTGATAATGTTACTATTTTCCAGGGGGTGACCTTGGGGGGAACTGGTAAGGAAAAAGGGAAGAGGCACCCTACAGTGAAGGATAATGCATTAATTGCTACAGGAGCTAAAGTTCTTGGGTCAATTACTATTGGGGAAAACTCCAAGGTTGGTGGAGGCTCTGTTGTGTTGAAGGATGTGCCTGATCATTCAACTGTAGTTGGTATCCCAGGAAGGGTAGTAATACAAAATGGGGAAAAAATAAGAAGAGATTTGGACCATCATAAAATGCCTGATCCGGTAGAGGAACGATGTAATAACCTGCAAAATGAAATTGATTTATTGAAGAAGGAAATAAGCAAACTGAAGGAGGGCAACCGTCATGCCGATACAAATTTATAA
- the cysS gene encoding cysteine--tRNA ligase, which translates to MPIQIYNTLKRQKEEFKPLKEGHVSMYVCGPTVYNYIHIGNARPAIVFDTVRRYFEYKGFHVDYVLNFTDVDDKIIKAAKELGEEVPAVAEKFINAYLEDVGALGVKQATHNPRVMETMDDIIQFIDALVQKGYAYSVEGDVYFKPRAFEGYGKLSHQSVDELRSGARIQVGEKKEDPLDFALWKKAKDGEIAWDSPWGEGRPGWHIECSAMVKKYLGDTIDIHAGGQDLTFPHHENEIAQSEAMTGKSFARYWMHNGYINIENEKMSKSLGNFVLTRDLINQHNPQVLRFFMLSVHYRHPINFSAELLESAENSLERIKTAYSNLEHRKNSSMDLVSNQGQEDWLKRIEDLKKQFEEEMDDDFNTANAISVIFDITKEANVYLQESQTSTKIIDAFQESIRDLMNVLGVTVEEEADLLDEEIETLIAERNEARTTRNFARADEIRDILKEKGIMLEDTAQGVRWRRG; encoded by the coding sequence ATGCCGATACAAATTTATAATACATTGAAAAGGCAGAAGGAAGAGTTCAAACCATTAAAAGAAGGGCATGTCAGCATGTATGTGTGCGGGCCAACGGTATACAACTATATCCATATCGGAAATGCGAGACCTGCTATCGTGTTTGATACGGTTCGAAGATATTTTGAATATAAAGGTTTCCATGTTGATTATGTGCTAAATTTTACGGATGTAGATGATAAAATTATTAAAGCAGCAAAAGAATTAGGGGAAGAAGTCCCTGCAGTTGCGGAAAAATTTATTAATGCTTACCTTGAAGATGTAGGCGCATTAGGGGTAAAGCAAGCAACACATAATCCGCGAGTAATGGAGACAATGGATGATATTATTCAATTCATTGATGCATTGGTTCAGAAAGGCTATGCCTACTCAGTAGAAGGCGATGTATACTTTAAGCCCCGTGCCTTTGAAGGGTATGGTAAATTGTCTCATCAATCTGTGGATGAATTACGGTCTGGAGCGAGGATTCAGGTAGGAGAAAAAAAGGAAGACCCGCTCGATTTTGCTTTGTGGAAAAAGGCAAAAGATGGAGAAATTGCGTGGGATTCGCCGTGGGGTGAAGGGCGTCCTGGTTGGCATATTGAATGCTCTGCAATGGTTAAGAAGTATCTTGGTGACACAATTGATATACATGCAGGTGGTCAAGATCTTACTTTTCCGCATCACGAGAACGAAATTGCTCAATCGGAGGCAATGACAGGAAAATCCTTTGCGAGATATTGGATGCATAATGGGTATATTAATATTGAAAATGAGAAGATGTCTAAGTCACTCGGGAATTTTGTGTTGACGAGAGATCTAATTAATCAGCATAATCCACAGGTGTTGCGTTTCTTTATGCTAAGTGTGCATTATCGCCATCCGATAAACTTTTCAGCGGAGTTACTTGAAAGTGCGGAGAATAGCCTTGAACGAATTAAGACGGCATATTCCAATTTGGAGCATAGGAAAAATTCGAGTATGGACTTAGTAAGTAATCAGGGACAGGAAGATTGGTTGAAGAGAATTGAGGATCTGAAGAAGCAATTTGAAGAAGAAATGGATGATGACTTTAACACTGCTAATGCGATTTCTGTAATCTTTGACATCACAAAAGAAGCCAATGTCTATCTACAGGAAAGTCAAACATCTACTAAGATTATCGATGCTTTTCAGGAATCCATACGTGATTTGATGAATGTCTTAGGAGTAACGGTTGAAGAAGAAGCGGATTTACTTGATGAAGAGATTGAAACACTAATAGCAGAAAGAAATGAGGCGAGAACAACTCGTAATTTTGCTAGAGCAGATGAAATAAGAGATATATTGAAGGAAAAAGGAATTATGTTGGAAGATACTGCCCAAGGGGTACGCTGGAGAAGGGGCTAA
- a CDS encoding Mini-ribonuclease 3 produces MKQDVKQMKSLALAYMGDAVYEVYIREHLLKEGQVKPQQLHKQAIKFVSGKAQAQVVLYWLESGMLSEEEERVVARGRNAKSGSIPKNISVQAYRYSTAFEALLGYHYLLNHQDRLNELMEKAVHFLEGRND; encoded by the coding sequence ATGAAACAGGATGTTAAACAAATGAAAAGCCTGGCACTTGCCTATATGGGAGATGCTGTTTATGAAGTATATATAAGAGAACATCTTCTTAAGGAGGGCCAGGTGAAGCCTCAGCAGCTCCACAAACAGGCAATAAAATTTGTGTCGGGAAAGGCACAGGCTCAAGTGGTATTATACTGGTTGGAAAGTGGAATGCTCTCTGAAGAAGAAGAGCGGGTAGTTGCCAGAGGGAGAAATGCCAAATCCGGCTCCATACCTAAGAATATAAGTGTACAGGCATATCGTTACAGTACCGCATTTGAAGCTCTACTTGGGTATCATTATCTCTTAAATCATCAAGACAGATTAAATGAATTGATGGAAAAAGCGGTACATTTTTTAGAAGGGAGGAACGATTAA
- the rlmB gene encoding 23S rRNA (guanosine(2251)-2'-O)-methyltransferase RlmB — MEQEIIVGKNPVIEALKSGRSVNKVLLSEQLNSGAQGKLISLSKSAGTVVQKVPRNRLDQLTKENHQGVIAYVASYQYASLEDLFQNAAEREEEPFFVILDELEDPHNLGSILRTADATGAHGVIIPKHRSVGLTATVAKTSAGAIEHIPVARVTNIANTIDELKERNVWIVGTEADATEDYRKLDGALPIGLVIGNEGKGMSRLVHKKCDWTVSLPMRGKVSSLNASVACSLLLYEVYRKRFAIGDK, encoded by the coding sequence ATGGAACAAGAAATAATTGTTGGTAAAAATCCGGTAATTGAAGCTTTGAAGTCCGGACGATCGGTAAATAAGGTTCTTCTTTCTGAGCAATTAAATTCTGGCGCCCAGGGAAAGTTAATTAGTTTAAGCAAATCAGCTGGGACGGTGGTGCAGAAAGTTCCACGGAATAGACTAGATCAGCTTACAAAGGAAAATCATCAGGGAGTTATTGCATATGTTGCTTCATACCAATATGCTTCTTTGGAAGATTTATTTCAAAACGCAGCTGAAAGAGAAGAAGAGCCGTTCTTTGTCATTTTGGATGAATTGGAAGACCCACATAATCTAGGCTCCATCTTACGTACAGCGGATGCCACAGGGGCCCATGGAGTGATTATTCCAAAACACCGTTCGGTTGGTCTGACAGCTACTGTGGCAAAGACATCTGCTGGAGCAATAGAACATATTCCTGTTGCCCGTGTAACTAACATTGCAAATACGATAGATGAATTGAAGGAAAGAAATGTTTGGATTGTTGGAACAGAAGCGGACGCAACAGAGGACTACCGCAAACTTGATGGTGCATTACCAATTGGTTTGGTAATAGGAAATGAAGGAAAAGGGATGAGTAGACTTGTTCACAAAAAATGTGACTGGACAGTTAGCCTGCCTATGCGAGGAAAGGTTTCTTCCTTAAATGCTTCTGTTGCATGCAGTCTATTACTTTATGAAGTATATCGAAAAAGGTTCGCAATTGGTGATAAGTAA
- a CDS encoding NYN domain-containing protein, which produces MFILVVDGYNIIGAWEELQRLKEVDIGQARDRLIERMAEYQAYSGYRVIVVFDAYYVKGIASKQEAYKVEIIYTKEKETADECIEKLVKKLKNVQTQVYVATSDFAEQRTIFGRGALRKSARELYIELKNIEKEIEESIDSHKNIKAKAKIPLDDSILEKFEKWRRGDL; this is translated from the coding sequence ATGTTTATTTTAGTGGTGGATGGCTATAACATTATCGGAGCATGGGAAGAGTTGCAACGATTAAAAGAAGTAGATATTGGACAAGCCAGAGACAGACTGATAGAACGAATGGCAGAATATCAAGCATATTCAGGTTATCGGGTAATTGTGGTCTTCGATGCTTACTATGTTAAGGGAATAGCAAGTAAGCAGGAGGCTTATAAAGTAGAGATTATCTACACTAAAGAGAAAGAGACCGCAGATGAATGTATTGAAAAGCTTGTTAAAAAGTTAAAAAATGTCCAAACACAGGTATATGTTGCCACTTCCGATTTTGCAGAGCAACGTACCATTTTTGGGCGTGGTGCATTAAGGAAGTCTGCAAGAGAACTGTACATTGAGTTAAAAAATATCGAAAAAGAAATCGAAGAAAGTATTGACTCACATAAAAATATTAAAGCAAAAGCAAAGATTCCTTTAGATGATAGTATACTGGAAAAGTTTGAAAAATGGCGCAGAGGGGATTTATAA
- the sigH gene encoding RNA polymerase sporulation sigma factor SigH yields the protein MNVDQLDIDDSKLGVLDDNEVIALVQQGNSRALDFLINKYKNFVRAKARTYFLIGADREDIIQEGMIGLYKAIRDYDGEKLSSFKGFAELCVTRQIITAIKTATRQKHLPLNSYVSLDKPIYDEESDRTLLDVIAGSKAIDPQELLVNREKFGDLETKLSELLSELEKQVLHLYLDGRTYQEISVELKRHVKSIDNALQRVKRKLEQLMEASKNS from the coding sequence GTGAATGTCGATCAGCTGGACATAGACGATAGCAAATTAGGTGTACTGGATGATAATGAGGTAATCGCTTTAGTGCAACAGGGTAACAGTCGTGCCCTGGATTTTCTTATAAATAAATATAAAAACTTCGTTCGTGCAAAAGCGCGAACGTACTTTCTCATTGGTGCAGATAGAGAGGATATTATTCAAGAGGGAATGATCGGTCTTTATAAAGCGATACGTGATTATGATGGAGAGAAATTATCGTCCTTTAAAGGTTTTGCAGAGCTTTGTGTCACCAGACAGATTATAACAGCAATAAAAACAGCGACTCGTCAAAAACATCTCCCGCTTAATTCCTATGTATCTTTGGACAAGCCAATATATGACGAAGAATCTGATCGAACGCTTCTGGATGTAATAGCGGGATCAAAAGCAATTGACCCACAGGAATTACTAGTGAACAGAGAGAAGTTTGGAGATTTAGAAACGAAATTATCTGAATTATTAAGCGAGTTGGAAAAACAGGTGCTGCATTTATATTTGGATGGCCGAACCTATCAGGAAATATCAGTAGAATTGAAGCGGCATGTAAAATCAATAGATAATGCACTTCAACGTGTCAAGCGTAAGTTGGAACAATTGATGGAAGCTAGTAAAAACTCTTAA
- the rpmG gene encoding 50S ribosomal protein L33 — MSKKVTLACSLCSNRNYTTTKNVSTQPTRLEVQKYCKSCGKHTLHRETK; from the coding sequence ATGAGTAAAAAAGTAACATTAGCATGTTCACTATGTTCAAATAGAAACTATACGACAACGAAGAATGTATCCACGCAACCTACAAGACTGGAAGTACAGAAATATTGTAAAAGTTGTGGTAAGCATACGCTGCATCGTGAGACAAAATAG
- the secE gene encoding preprotein translocase subunit SecE: protein MFKFLKNVSREMKKVSWPKGKELTSYTITVITTVAFVAVFFFLIDLGISQLLNLL, encoded by the coding sequence ATGTTTAAATTTCTTAAAAATGTATCAAGAGAAATGAAAAAGGTAAGCTGGCCCAAGGGTAAGGAACTAACAAGCTATACAATAACTGTTATTACTACAGTAGCCTTTGTAGCAGTATTTTTCTTTTTAATTGATTTAGGAATCTCGCAATTATTAAACTTACTTTAA
- the nusG gene encoding transcription termination/antitermination protein NusG: MEKNWYVVHTYSGYENKVKMNLEKRVETMGMEDKIFRVIVPEDEETEIKNGKKKVSKKKFFPGYVLTEMIMTDDSWYVVRNTPGVTGFIGSSGGGTKPTPLWPEEAEAVLKRMGVTETAVQVDFEVKESVKVTDGPFTDFTGTIEHIDIDKQKVKVHVNMFGRETPVELDFSQIEKLS; this comes from the coding sequence ATGGAGAAAAATTGGTATGTTGTTCATACGTATTCTGGATATGAAAACAAGGTAAAAATGAACCTGGAAAAGCGGGTAGAGACAATGGGCATGGAGGATAAAATTTTTCGTGTGATTGTGCCCGAAGATGAAGAGACAGAGATAAAGAACGGTAAAAAGAAGGTCTCTAAAAAGAAGTTTTTCCCAGGCTATGTATTAACTGAAATGATTATGACTGATGACTCTTGGTATGTTGTGCGGAACACGCCTGGGGTAACAGGCTTTATCGGTTCAAGTGGTGGCGGGACAAAGCCGACACCGTTGTGGCCGGAAGAGGCAGAGGCTGTACTTAAACGTATGGGTGTTACGGAAACCGCTGTACAGGTGGACTTTGAAGTGAAAGAAAGCGTTAAGGTAACAGATGGACCATTTACTGACTTTACAGGCACGATTGAACACATTGATATTGATAAACAAAAAGTAAAAGTTCATGTAAATATGTTCGGCAGAGAGACTCCAGTAGAACTGGACTTCTCTCAAATAGAAAAACTATCGTAA